The following are encoded in a window of Castanea sativa cultivar Marrone di Chiusa Pesio chromosome 9, ASM4071231v1 genomic DNA:
- the LOC142610827 gene encoding diphthine--ammonia ligase yields the protein MKVVALVSGGKDSCYAMIKCIQYGHQVVALANLMPADDSVDDLDSYMYQTVGHQIIVSYAECMGLPLFRRRIKGSSRHQKLSYRMTAGDEVEDMFILLNEVKRQIPSVTAVSSGAIASDYQRLRVESVCSRLGLVSLAYLWKQDQSLLLQEMITNGILAITVKVAALGLDPTKHLGKDIGFLKSYLHKLKEMYGINVCGEGGEYETLTLDCSLFVNARIVLDEFKVVLHSSDAIAPVGILHPLAFHLEKKAEHLSLSGIDEASEISKEKEGFVFEVQGDCIQSCEATFKAAAEVVEADEVAENRVHIARTKSDNTFSICFWLQDSCRTSAGLQEDLEAVLRKIELELLGYGLGWENVLYIHLYIADMNNFSIANETYVRYITQEKCPFGVPSRSTIELPLLQVGLGSAYIEVLVANDQSKRVLHVQSISCWAPSCIGPYSQATLHKEILYMAGQLGLDPPNMNLCKGGATAELEQALENSEAIAKSFNCSISTSSVLFVVYCSTYVPSSERHKIQDKQDSYLKQMRLLQLDKGSVIQVLDPIFLYVLVPDLPKRALVEVKPLLYVPKDMNVTIGTEQEHSCSRMPSYWGIQHAHWHDSCIQKCVVQGKICAVVLCITSELLVKICSESLGGDQDNGDCQNSLREAQMERVSRFCIYLLDKLYMQNNFSWEDTKNLRFYFPTSLGLPLEALSLMFTNAINELAKLGQRIIIGEEPIFNLIPVLGAGRSATSMDDIITCELFARKS from the exons atgaaagtgGTGGCATTGGTAAGCGGCGGCAAGGACAGCTGTTATGCCATGATCAAGTGTATCCAATACGGTCACcag GTTGTTGCATTGGCAAATTTGATGCCGGCTGATGATTCAGTGGACGATCTCGATAGCTACATGTACCAAACT GTTGGACACCAAATAATTGTCAGCTATGCCGAATGCATGGGACTACCACTGTTCAGACGGCGAATAAAAGGATCATCAAG GCATCAAAAGCTAAGCTACAGAATGACTGCGGGTGATGAAGTTGAAGATATGTTTATTCTGTTAAATGAAGTAAAAAGACAGATACCTTCTGTCACAGCAGTATCTTCTGGTGCTATTGCATCTGACTATCAAAGGCTGCGAGTGGAAAGTGTTTGTTCAAGGTTAGGGCTTGTTTCTTTGGCATATTTGTGGAAACAAGATCAGTCATTGCTCCTTCAGGAAATG ATAACAAATGGGATTCTGGCTATAACAGTAAAG GTTGCAGCTTTGGGGTTGGACCCTACAAAACACTTGGGCAAAGATATAGGATTCTTGAAGTCCTATCTACATAAATTGAAAGA GATGTACGGGATTAATGTATGTGGTGAAGGAGGGGAATATGAGACACTGACACTTGATTGCTCCCTCTTTGTT AATGCCCGAATCGTGCTCGATGAATTTAAAGTTGTACTGCATTCTTCTGATGCCATTGCTCCAGTTGGAATTCTTCATCCCTTGGCTTTTCATCTAGAAAAAAAGGCAGAGCACCTTTCTTTAAGTGGCATTGATGAAGCCTCTGAGATTTCTAAGGAGAAAGAGGGTTTTGTATTTGAAGTGCAAGGAGACTGTATACAAAGCTGTGAAGCCACATTCAAGGCTGCTGCTGAAGTCGTTGAGGCAGATGAAGTTGCAGAAAATAGAGTTCACATCGCAAGAACGAAAAGTGACAATACATTTTCCATTTGTTTCTGGTTGCAAGATTCGTGCAGAACTTCAGCAG gtTTGCAAGAAGATTTGGAGGCTGTTTTAAGGAAGATTGAGCTAGAGCTTTTGGGATATGGTCTTGGCTGGGAGAATGTCCTTTATATTCATCTATATATTGCTgatatgaataatttttctaTAGCAAATGAGACATATGTGAGATATATAACACAGGAGAAGTGCCCTTTTGGTGTTCCATCCCGAAGTACCATTGAACTACCACTATTGCAAGTGGGTTTAGGAAGTGCTTACATAGAAGTTTTGGTGGCAAATGACCAGAGTAAAAGAGTTCTGCATGTTCAAAGTATTTCCTGCTGGGCACCAAGTTGCATAGGACCATATAGCCAG GCAACCTTGCATAAGGAGATACTTTACATGGCTGGGCAGTTGGGGCTCGACCCTCCGAATATGAATCTCTGCAAAGGAGGCGCCACTGCTGAGCTGGAACAAGCATTGGAAAACAGTGAAGCAATAGCAAAATCCTTTAACTGTTCAATATCTACCTCTTCTGTTCTCTTTGTTGTTTACTGCTCGACATATGTGCCATCATCAGAGAGACACAAAATTCAGGACAAGCAGGACAGTTACCTTAAGCAAATGAGGCTCCTTCAGCTAGACAAAGGAAGTGTTATTCAAGTTCTTGATCCCATTTTTCTATATGTCCTTGTGCCTGATTTGCCAAAAAG AGCACTTGTGGAAGTAAAGCCTCTTCTATATGTCCCAAAGGATATGAATGTGACAATTGGAACTGAGCAAGAACATTCTTGCTCCAGGATGCCTAGTTATTGGGGTATTCAGCATGCACACTGGCATGATTCTTGCATCCAGAAATGTGTTGTTCAAGGAAAGATCTGTGCAGTTGTCTTGTGTATCACTAGTGAACTTCTTGTGAAGATTTGTTCTGAGTCTCTAGGTGGTGATCAGGATAATGGAGACTGTCAAAATTCACTCAGAGAGGCACAAATGGAAAGAGTATCAAGATTTTGCATTTATCTTCTTGATAAACTTTATATGCAGAACAATTTCTCTTGGGAAGATACAAAG aatttgaggTTCTACTTCCCAACAAGCCTTGGCTTGCCTCTGGAGGCACTTTCCCTGATGTTTACCAATGCAATCAACGAACTAGCTAAATTGGGTCAGAGAATTATTATTGGTGAAGAGCCCATCTTTAACCTTATTCCTGTCTTAGGTGCTGGGAGGTCTGCCACATCGATGGATGATATTATAACCTGTGAACTATTTGCCCGGAAGTCATGA
- the LOC142610632 gene encoding superoxide dismutase [Cu-Zn] 2, which produces MSLKAVALISSFSGDNNVRGSIHFVQETNGSTTHVKGRITGLSPGLHGFHIHSLGDTTNGCNSTGSHFNPLNKDHGSPIDKVRHAGDLGNVVAGPDGVAEVSIKDNQIPLVGPHSILGRAVVVHADPDDLGRGGHELSKSTGNAGARVGCGIIGLQSSV; this is translated from the exons ATGAGTCTCAAAGCGGTGGCTCTCATCTCCTCCTTCTCCGGGGATAACAACGTTCGAGGCTCTATCCATTTTGTCCAGGAAACCAACg GGTCAACAACCCATGTGAAAGGCAGGATAACAGGGCTCTCACCAGGCCTCCATGGCTTCCATATTCACTCCCTTGGTGATACCACTAATGGCTGCAACTCCACTG gcTCTCATTTCAATCCATTAAACAAGGATCATGGATCTCCTATTGATAAAGTGCGTCACGCTGGTGATTTGGGAAACGTTGTTGCAGGCCCAGATG GTGTAGCTGAGGTTTCCATTAAAGACAACCAG ATTCCGCTCGTTGGTCCCCATTCCATACTTGGGAGGGCAGTTGTTGTGCATGCTGATCCTGATGATCTTGGTAGAG GTGGACATGAACTCAGCAAGAGTACTGGGAACGCTGGTGCAAGAGTTGGATGTG GTATCATTGGGCTTCAATCATCAGTTTAA